One region of Cheilinus undulatus linkage group 4, ASM1832078v1, whole genome shotgun sequence genomic DNA includes:
- the exosc9 gene encoding exosome complex component RRP45: protein MKETPLSNCERDFLLKAIEEKKRLDGRQTYDYRQMKITFGTDYGCCFVDLGKTRVMAQVSCELVAPKESRPNEGIMFFNIELSPMASPAFEQGRQSELSVKLNRQLERCLRNSKCIDTESLCVVSGEKVWQIRVDVHMLNHDGNLMDAASIAAITALCHFRRPDVSIQGDEVTVYSPEERDPIPLSIYHMPISVSFSFFQQGTYLLVDPCEREERVMDGLLMIAMNKHREICSIQSSGGIMLLKDQVMRCSKIASVKVSEITELINKALENDRKARKAGERCGFAESMPQERITALKMDETTVEMTDVSDKADEIVQKAEVSPHMVPSPVVPAPGVGQVGHRLQNTWGLEEDCEEEEEDDSSDKEPDEEVTKMEEGQHEKTENKRGDVVEISDSEEEEVVILHPEGPGKDLKNNGSGSHQKGAAASKKKKKQ from the exons ATGAAGGAAACGCCACTGTCTAACTGTGAGCGGGACTTTCTGCTCAAAGCCATCGAAGAGAAAAAG CGTTTGGATGGACGACAGACATATGACTACAGACAGATGAAGATCACATTTGGGACTGACTATGGATGCTGCTTTGTCGATTTAGGAAAAACCAG GGTCATGGCCCAGGTATCTTGTGAGCTGGTGGCTCCTAAAGAAAGTCGACCCAATGAGGGAATCATGTTTTTCAACATCGAGCTCTCACCTATGGCCTCACCAGCATTTGAACAGGGCAG acaGTCTGAGCTGTCAGTGAAGCTAAACAGACAGCTGGAGAGATGCTTGAGGAACTCCAAGTGCATAGACACTGAATCCCTGTGTGTGGTGTCTGGGGAAAAG GTGTGGCAGATTAGAGTCGATGTTCACATGCTGAATCATGATGGGAACCTGATGGATGCTGCCAGCATTGCTGCTATCACAGCGCTGTGCCACTTCAGACGCCCTGATGTTAGCATCCAGGGGGATGAAGTCACAGTG TACAGTCCAGAGGAGAGGGACCCTATCCCTCTGAGTATTTACCACATGCCCATCAGTGTAAGCTTCTCCTTCTTCCAACAAGG AACTTATCTGCTCGTGGACCCTTGTGAGCGGGAAGAGCgggtgatggatggattgcTGATGATTGCCAtgaacaaacacagagagatcTGTTCCATTCAGTCCAGTGGGGGCATCATGTTGCTTAAAGATCAG GTTATGAGATGCAGTAAAATAGCCAGTGTcaaagtgtctgaaatcacaGAACTCATCAACAAAGCCCTGGAGAACGACAGAAAAGCGAG GAAGGCAGGTGAAAGATGTGGTTTTGCTGAGTCAATGCCCCAGGAGCGAATCACTGCACTTAAAATGGATGAGACAACAGTAGAGATGACTGATGTGTCAGATAAAGCCGATGAAATCGTCCAGAAAGCTGAAGTCTCACCTCACAT GGTGCCCTCCCCAGTGGTGCCTGCTCCTGGTGTTGGTCAGGTAGGGCACAGGCTTCAGAACACCTGGGGATTGGAGGAGGActgtgaagaggaggaggaagatgacaGTAGTGATAAAGAGCCGGATGAAGAAGTGACAAAGATGGAAGAGGGGCAGCATgaaaaaacagagaacaaaCGAG GAGATGTGGTTGAGATTTCTGACAGTGAAGAGGAAGAAGTGGTCATACTTCACCCAGAGGGGCCAGGCAAAGATCTTAA AAATAATGGATCAGGTTCTCACCAGAAGGGGGCAGCGgcgtcaaagaaaaaaaagaaacaatga